In Phacochoerus africanus isolate WHEZ1 chromosome 2, ROS_Pafr_v1, whole genome shotgun sequence, one DNA window encodes the following:
- the MRO gene encoding protein maestro yields MDQTQRRMLGQPLSIPTAQPKKKSMMSFFSKVSWKLKLQKREPLKNAVLVLAERARDPSVKKRHMAMRGLGALACETPDKVRKYKKIVLDLLVHGLYDPVSSEVVHESLKTLTIILGKIQGKGLGPFFIDVTLQTRTLLDDENDSLRYSAFVLFGQLAAFAGRKWKRFFTRQVQQTQDSLLTHLQDQNPQVAKACKTTFQACSPYLRPRKEYSLWSEEDQVNPKLCWQLIHCHPELLQFFYANKIL; encoded by the exons aTGGACCAAACACAGAGAAGAATGTTGGGCCAGCCCCTTTCCATCCCCACTGCCCAGCCTAAGAAGAAATCAATGATGTCTTTCTTTTCCAAG GTCTCTTGGAAACTGAAGCTCCAGAAGCGGGAGCCTCTGAAGAATGCTGTTTTGGTCTTGGCAGAGAGAGCCCGGGACCCCAGTGTTAAAAAGCGTCATATGGCCATGAGAGGCCTGGGAGCCCTGGCCTGTGAAACCCCGGACAAG GTGAGAAAGTACAAGAAGATTGTCCTAGACCTGCTGGTGCATGGACTGTACGACCCTGTGAGTTCTGAAGTCGTCCATGAGAGCTTGAAGACCCTGACCATCATCCTGGGCAAGATCCAGGGGAAAGGCTTGGGGCCCTTCTTCATAGACGTCACCCTTCAGACCAGGACTTTGCTAGATGAT GAAAATGACAGCCTGAGGTACTCAGCCTTTGTCTTGTTTGGGCAACTGGCGGCCTTTGCTGGGAGGAAGTGGAAGAGGTTTTTCACCCGTCAGGTGCAGCAGACTCAAGATTCCCTCCTGACCCACTTACAGGATCAGAATCCCCAGGTTGCCAAG GCTTGCAAAACAACTTTTCAAGCCTGTTCTCCGTATCTGAGACCAAGGAAGGAATACAGCTTGTGGAGCGAAGAGGATCAAGTGAACCCTAAACTCTGCTGGCAGCTG ATCCACTGTCATCCAGAGCTCCTGCAGTTCTTCTATGCAAATAAAATTCTCTAA